A genomic region of Azospirillum sp. TSH58 contains the following coding sequences:
- the betC gene encoding choline-sulfatase yields MADQMAAPALPFHGHPVVRTPNLSRLAAEGVVFDNAYCNYPLCAPSRFALLSGRLPSAIGAFDNAAEFASSVPTFVHYARAAGYRTCLSGKMHFVGADQLHGFEERLTTDVYPADFGWTPDWGNGALAYDWSHHMASVVEAGPCHRSLQIDFDEETAHQAVQKIYDYGRTAANTADSAPFLLAVSFTHPHDPFNCLPEHWDLYDHAEIDPPSVPPIPPERLDPHSRRLHYMDGLHRYHLTEERVRTARHAYYGSISYVDELVGRLLTALERAGLAQDTIIVFTGDHGEMLGERGMWYKMSFFEWSSRVPLLVHAPGRWAPRRVSAPVSHVDLFPTILDLLDGRAPLPVDPFDGESLLPLLAGSARGAGRTIFAEYLGEGTLNPAFMVRRGRYKYIACDGDPPQLYDLEADPKELVNRAGARDLAAIEADLAASVARRWNAPALRRAVIESQNRRLFIHKVLLTGRHTPWDFQPHRSAATSYVRNFGVAEDTLKALARLPASEPVPPDVPNA; encoded by the coding sequence ATGGCCGACCAGATGGCGGCCCCCGCCCTGCCCTTCCATGGTCACCCGGTCGTCAGGACGCCCAACCTGTCGCGGCTGGCCGCGGAAGGCGTGGTGTTCGACAACGCCTACTGCAACTACCCGCTCTGCGCGCCGTCGCGCTTCGCCCTGCTGTCGGGGCGGCTGCCCTCGGCCATCGGCGCCTTCGACAACGCGGCGGAGTTCGCCTCCTCCGTGCCGACCTTCGTGCATTACGCCCGCGCCGCCGGCTACCGCACCTGCCTGTCGGGCAAGATGCATTTCGTCGGCGCCGACCAGCTCCACGGCTTCGAGGAGCGGCTGACCACCGACGTCTATCCCGCCGATTTCGGCTGGACGCCCGATTGGGGGAACGGGGCGCTGGCCTACGACTGGTCCCATCATATGGCGAGCGTGGTCGAGGCCGGTCCCTGCCACCGCAGCCTGCAGATCGACTTCGACGAGGAGACCGCCCATCAGGCGGTGCAGAAGATCTACGATTACGGCCGCACCGCGGCTAACACGGCGGACAGTGCGCCCTTCCTCCTGGCGGTGTCCTTCACCCACCCGCACGACCCCTTCAACTGCCTGCCCGAGCATTGGGACCTCTACGATCACGCGGAGATCGATCCGCCCTCGGTGCCTCCCATCCCGCCGGAGCGGCTCGATCCGCACAGCCGGCGGCTCCACTATATGGACGGGCTGCACCGCTACCACCTGACAGAGGAGCGGGTGCGCACCGCCCGCCACGCCTATTACGGCTCCATCAGCTATGTGGACGAGCTGGTCGGGCGCCTGCTGACGGCGCTGGAACGCGCCGGGCTGGCCCAGGACACCATCATCGTCTTCACCGGCGACCATGGCGAGATGCTGGGCGAGCGGGGCATGTGGTACAAGATGAGCTTCTTCGAATGGTCGTCCCGCGTGCCGCTTCTCGTCCACGCTCCGGGACGCTGGGCACCGCGCCGGGTGTCGGCCCCGGTGTCGCACGTGGATCTGTTCCCCACCATCCTCGACCTGCTCGACGGCCGGGCGCCGCTGCCGGTCGACCCGTTCGACGGCGAAAGCCTGCTGCCCCTGCTGGCCGGTTCGGCGCGCGGCGCCGGCCGCACCATCTTCGCGGAGTATCTGGGGGAAGGGACGCTGAACCCAGCCTTCATGGTGCGGCGCGGCCGCTACAAATACATCGCCTGCGACGGCGACCCGCCGCAGCTCTACGACCTGGAGGCCGACCCGAAGGAGCTGGTCAACCGCGCCGGCGCGCGCGATCTCGCCGCCATCGAGGCCGATCTGGCCGCATCCGTCGCGCGGCGCTGGAACGCGCCGGCCCTGCGCCGGGCGGTGATCGAAAGCCAGAACCGGCGCCTGTTCATCCACAAGGTGCTGCTGACCGGGCGGCACACGCCCTGGGATTTCCAGCCTCACCGCAGCGCCGCCACCTCCTACGTCCGCAACTTCGGCGTGGCGGAGGACACGCTGAAGGCGCTGGCCCGCCTTCCGGCGTCCGAGCCGGTGCCGCCCGATGTCCCGAACGCCTGA
- the tauD gene encoding taurine dioxygenase, producing MPDITLPTLSITPVSPAIGARVTGLDLTRPLSDTEAAALQRALVTHQVLFFENQPLTPQTQRAFAARFGDLHIHPVYPNVPEQPEIMVLDTGPHNPTDNDVWHTDVTCIETPPAIVALAGKRIPPSGGDTVWASNIAAYAALSEPLKRLLEPLSALHDFTKSFPEWRHNGDPETHARWRAARDRHPPVVHPVIRIHPVSGAKALFVNENFTARIVGLSDRESAAILDFLFDHISRPEFTVRWQWKPDDLVLWDNRSTQHYAVNDYLPHSRLMHRATVLGDRPTGP from the coding sequence ATGCCCGACATCACCCTGCCGACCCTGTCCATCACGCCCGTCAGCCCGGCCATCGGCGCGCGGGTGACCGGCCTCGACCTGACCCGCCCCTTGAGCGACACGGAGGCCGCGGCGCTCCAGCGGGCGCTCGTCACCCACCAGGTGCTGTTCTTCGAGAACCAGCCGCTGACGCCGCAGACGCAGCGTGCCTTCGCCGCGCGCTTCGGCGACCTGCACATCCACCCCGTCTACCCGAACGTGCCGGAGCAGCCGGAGATCATGGTGCTCGACACCGGGCCGCACAACCCGACCGACAACGACGTCTGGCACACCGACGTCACCTGCATCGAGACGCCGCCGGCCATCGTCGCGCTGGCCGGCAAGCGCATCCCGCCGAGCGGGGGCGACACCGTCTGGGCCAGCAACATCGCCGCCTACGCCGCGTTGTCGGAACCGCTGAAGCGCCTGCTGGAGCCGCTGAGCGCGCTGCACGACTTCACCAAGTCCTTCCCGGAATGGCGGCACAACGGCGATCCGGAGACGCACGCGCGCTGGCGCGCGGCGCGCGACCGCCACCCGCCGGTGGTCCATCCGGTGATCCGCATCCACCCGGTCAGCGGCGCCAAGGCGCTGTTCGTGAACGAGAACTTCACGGCCCGCATCGTCGGGCTGAGCGACCGGGAGAGCGCCGCCATCCTCGACTTTCTGTTCGACCACATCAGCCGGCCCGAATTCACCGTGCGCTGGCAGTGGAAGCCGGACGACCTCGTGCTGTGGGACAACCGCTCCACCCAGCATTATGCGGTCAACGACTATCTGCCGCACAGCCGGCTCATGCACCGCGCCACCGTCCTGGGCGACCGCCCCACCGGTCCCTGA
- a CDS encoding NAD(P)-dependent oxidoreductase, which produces MTTVGTTVGFIGLGSMGMPMACNLLARGFDLRGFDVRRESVAALEARGGRGADSAAAAAEGADALVLMVVNAAQADSVLFAQGALDRLPDGATVILMATCPPDAVAALAARVEAAGRRFVDAPVSGGTVGAVAGTLSIMAAAPAATVERVRPVLAAMGDKVFHVGEAPGQGATVKTVNQLLCGVHIAVVAEAFSLAAKAGVDLAVLLEIMSGSAASSWMLKDRGPRMLEAEPGVTSAVDIFVKDLGIVLEAGRGAKAALPLAAVAHQMFLSASGRGEGAMDDSQVIRSYHLLNGVAPG; this is translated from the coding sequence ATGACGACGGTGGGAACGACGGTGGGCTTTATCGGCCTCGGTTCCATGGGCATGCCGATGGCGTGCAACCTGCTGGCCCGCGGGTTCGATCTGCGCGGCTTCGACGTGCGGCGCGAGAGCGTCGCGGCGCTGGAGGCCCGCGGCGGGCGGGGGGCGGACAGCGCCGCCGCCGCCGCCGAAGGGGCCGACGCCCTGGTCCTGATGGTGGTCAACGCCGCCCAGGCCGACTCCGTCCTGTTCGCCCAGGGCGCGCTGGACCGCCTGCCGGACGGCGCCACGGTGATCCTGATGGCGACCTGTCCGCCGGACGCCGTCGCCGCGCTCGCCGCGCGGGTCGAGGCGGCGGGGCGGCGCTTCGTGGACGCCCCGGTGTCGGGCGGGACGGTCGGCGCGGTGGCCGGAACGCTGTCGATCATGGCGGCGGCCCCGGCGGCGACGGTGGAGCGGGTGCGCCCGGTCCTGGCGGCGATGGGCGACAAGGTCTTCCACGTCGGCGAGGCGCCGGGGCAGGGCGCCACGGTGAAGACGGTCAACCAGCTGCTGTGCGGCGTCCACATCGCCGTGGTGGCGGAAGCCTTCTCGCTGGCCGCAAAGGCCGGCGTCGATCTGGCGGTCCTTCTGGAGATCATGAGCGGTTCCGCCGCGTCGAGCTGGATGCTGAAGGACCGTGGCCCGCGCATGCTGGAGGCCGAGCCGGGCGTCACCAGCGCCGTGGACATCTTCGTCAAGGATCTCGGCATCGTCCTGGAGGCCGGGCGCGGCGCCAAGGCCGCGCTGCCCCTGGCCGCCGTCGCCCACCAGATGTTCCTCTCCGCCTCCGGGCGCGGCGAGGGCGCGATGGACGACAGCCAGGTGATCCGCAGCTATCACCTGCTCAACGGCGTCGCGCCGGGGTGA
- a CDS encoding TRAP transporter large permease subunit, protein MNTPVNTADAAVHGAGRPSGAGTGWLDRLDRGIGLLVETPAALLVLAEVGVLLIGVIWRYLLHSPIIWSDELASILFLWLAMFGSVVALRRGEHMRMTAIVGMLQPRTQAFLDVVAITAALAFLLLMAEPAYEFAVEEVWVTTPALDIPNSWRASALPVGFVLMIAVALLRLARLGRPSDVLRAVVAVTAVVGVMALAAPLFAGLGNYNLLLFFVVGVGAMVFLGLPIAFAFGLATFGYLALATSTPAIVMVGRMDEGMSHLILLSVPLFVFLGQLIEMTGMARAMVGFLASLLGHVRGGLSYVLIGAMYLVSGISGSKAADMAAVAPVLFPEMKARGAKPGDLVALLSATGAQTETIPPSLVLITIGSVTGVSIAALFTGGLLPAVVLGAALAALVWWRYRHEDLSHVRRASKAEIGKAFLIALPAIALPFIIRAAVIEGVATATEVSTIGIVYAVVAGLLIYRQFDWRRIYPMLVETASLSGAILLIIGAATGMAWALTQSGFSSSLAEAMRALPGGVPVFIVVSIVAFIILGSVLEGIPAIVLFGPLLFPIARQLGVHEVHYAMIVILAMGIGLFAPPFGVGYYAACAISRINPDEGMKPIIGYLVALTIGLIVVAAVPWISIGFL, encoded by the coding sequence ATGAACACTCCCGTCAACACGGCGGACGCCGCCGTTCACGGCGCCGGGCGGCCATCGGGCGCCGGCACCGGCTGGCTCGACCGGCTGGACCGCGGCATCGGGCTGCTGGTCGAGACGCCGGCGGCCCTGCTGGTGCTCGCCGAGGTCGGCGTGCTGCTGATCGGCGTCATCTGGCGCTATCTCCTGCACAGCCCGATCATCTGGTCGGACGAGCTGGCCTCCATCCTGTTCCTCTGGCTCGCCATGTTCGGCTCCGTCGTGGCGCTGCGCCGGGGCGAGCACATGCGGATGACCGCGATCGTCGGCATGCTCCAGCCCCGCACCCAGGCGTTCCTCGACGTGGTGGCGATCACCGCGGCGCTGGCCTTCCTGCTGCTGATGGCCGAGCCGGCCTACGAGTTCGCGGTGGAGGAGGTGTGGGTCACCACCCCGGCGCTGGACATCCCCAACTCCTGGCGGGCGAGCGCGCTGCCGGTGGGCTTCGTCCTGATGATCGCGGTGGCGCTGCTCCGGCTGGCGCGGCTGGGCCGCCCGTCCGACGTGCTGCGGGCGGTGGTGGCCGTGACGGCGGTGGTCGGCGTCATGGCGCTGGCGGCGCCGCTGTTCGCCGGGCTCGGCAACTACAACCTGCTGCTCTTCTTCGTGGTGGGCGTCGGCGCGATGGTGTTCCTCGGCCTGCCCATCGCCTTCGCCTTCGGTCTGGCGACCTTCGGCTATCTGGCGCTCGCCACCTCGACCCCGGCCATCGTCATGGTCGGCCGCATGGACGAGGGGATGAGCCACCTGATCCTGCTGTCGGTGCCGCTGTTCGTCTTCCTCGGCCAGCTGATCGAGATGACCGGCATGGCCCGCGCCATGGTCGGCTTCCTGGCCAGCCTGCTCGGCCACGTGCGCGGCGGCCTGTCCTACGTGCTGATCGGCGCCATGTACCTCGTCTCGGGCATTTCCGGGTCGAAGGCGGCGGACATGGCGGCGGTCGCCCCGGTGCTGTTCCCCGAGATGAAGGCGCGCGGCGCCAAGCCCGGCGACCTCGTCGCCCTGCTGTCGGCCACCGGCGCCCAGACCGAGACCATCCCGCCGTCGCTGGTCCTCATCACCATCGGTTCGGTCACCGGCGTGTCCATCGCCGCCCTGTTCACCGGCGGCCTGCTGCCGGCCGTCGTCCTGGGCGCCGCGCTGGCGGCGCTGGTCTGGTGGCGCTACCGCCACGAGGACCTGTCCCACGTCCGCCGCGCCAGCAAGGCGGAGATCGGCAAGGCCTTCCTGATCGCGCTGCCGGCCATCGCGCTGCCCTTCATCATCCGCGCCGCGGTGATCGAGGGTGTGGCGACCGCGACCGAGGTCTCGACCATCGGCATCGTCTACGCGGTGGTCGCCGGCCTGCTGATCTACCGCCAGTTCGACTGGCGCCGCATCTACCCGATGCTGGTCGAGACGGCGTCGCTGTCCGGGGCGATCCTGTTGATCATCGGTGCGGCCACCGGCATGGCCTGGGCGCTGACCCAGTCCGGCTTCTCCAGCTCGCTGGCCGAGGCGATGCGGGCCCTGCCGGGCGGCGTGCCGGTCTTCATCGTGGTGTCGATCGTCGCCTTCATCATCCTGGGCAGCGTGCTGGAGGGCATCCCCGCCATCGTGCTGTTCGGCCCGCTGCTGTTCCCCATCGCCCGCCAGCTCGGCGTGCATGAGGTGCACTACGCGATGATCGTGATCCTGGCCATGGGCATCGGCCTGTTCGCCCCGCCCTTCGGCGTCGGCTACTACGCGGCCTGCGCGATCAGCCGGATCAACCCCGACGAAGGCATGAAGCCGATCATCGGCTATCTGGTGGCGCTGACCATCGGCCTGATCGTCGTCGCGGCGGTGCCGTGGATCTCCATCGGTTTCCTGTGA
- a CDS encoding TRAP transporter substrate-binding protein → MDKKPPKNPAHSTLGLLRPSRRAVLAAAAAVPLVTILKRPANAAEFQFKYATGQDPTHPVNIRAQEAINRIREATSGRLDIKLFPANQLGSDTDLLGQVRNGGVEIFNLSSLILATFVPLSGITSMGFAFKDYDAVWQAMDGDLGKHVRAEIAKTPIMTLSKIWDNGFRHVTSSTRVIKTPEDIKGFKMRVPPAPALTSLFKAIDAAPAPINFNELYSALQTTVVEGQENPLAIIATARLYEVQKSCSLTGHVWDGYWVLGNKRAFARLPADIQAIVTRELDRSADDQRADIAALTESLQKDLSAKGLTFHTVDREPFRKVLAGTNFYAEWKEKYGTTAWDLLEKVTGKLG, encoded by the coding sequence ATGGACAAGAAGCCGCCCAAGAACCCCGCTCACTCGACCCTGGGCCTTCTCCGCCCGAGCCGCCGCGCCGTTCTGGCCGCCGCCGCCGCCGTGCCGCTGGTGACCATCCTGAAGCGCCCGGCCAACGCCGCCGAGTTCCAGTTCAAATACGCCACCGGCCAGGACCCGACCCACCCGGTCAACATCCGCGCCCAGGAAGCCATCAACCGCATCCGCGAGGCGACCTCCGGCCGGCTCGACATCAAGCTGTTCCCGGCCAACCAGCTCGGCAGCGACACCGACCTGCTGGGGCAGGTGCGCAACGGCGGCGTAGAGATCTTCAACCTCTCCTCGCTGATCCTCGCCACCTTCGTCCCGCTGTCCGGCATCACCAGCATGGGCTTCGCCTTCAAGGACTACGACGCGGTCTGGCAGGCGATGGACGGCGACCTCGGCAAGCATGTCCGGGCGGAGATCGCCAAGACCCCGATCATGACGCTCAGCAAGATCTGGGACAACGGCTTCCGCCACGTCACCTCCTCCACCCGCGTCATCAAGACGCCGGAGGACATCAAGGGCTTCAAGATGCGGGTGCCGCCGGCCCCGGCCCTGACCTCGCTGTTCAAGGCGATCGACGCCGCCCCGGCGCCGATCAACTTCAACGAACTCTACTCCGCGCTTCAGACCACCGTCGTGGAGGGGCAGGAGAACCCGCTGGCGATCATCGCCACCGCCCGCCTGTACGAGGTGCAGAAGTCCTGCAGCCTGACCGGCCATGTCTGGGACGGCTACTGGGTGCTCGGGAACAAGCGCGCCTTCGCCCGCCTGCCCGCCGACATCCAGGCCATCGTCACCCGCGAACTGGACCGTTCGGCGGACGACCAGCGGGCCGACATCGCGGCGCTCACCGAATCGCTGCAGAAGGACCTGTCCGCCAAGGGGCTGACCTTCCACACCGTCGACCGCGAACCGTTCCGCAAGGTGCTCGCCGGGACGAACTTCTACGCGGAGTGGAAGGAGAAGTACGGGACCACCGCCTGGGACCTGCTTGAGAAGGTGACCGGCAAGCTGGGCTGA
- a CDS encoding transketolase family protein has protein sequence MSTATASAATTAAATASAAAKPRLKTSAMIASIAGEGQRTKPAPFGHTLVELAKARPEIVGLTADLAKYTDLHIFAQANPDRFYQMGMAEQLLMGTASGLAHEGFMPFVTTYAVFASRRAYDFVHQTIAEENRNVKIACALPGLTSGYGPSHQAAEDLALMRAMPNMVVIDPCDALEIEQAVPAMAAHQGPVYMRLLRGNVPLVLDEYDYTFELGKAKLLRDGADVLVISSGIMTMRALEVAKALEADKVGVAVLHVPTIKPLDTETILAEAGRSGRMVVVAENHTVIGGLGEAVAGTLLRAGVVPSAFRQIGLPDEFLKAGALPTLHDLYGISTDAMVTSIKGWL, from the coding sequence ATGAGCACCGCCACCGCCTCTGCCGCCACCACCGCTGCCGCCACCGCCTCTGCCGCCGCCAAGCCGCGCCTGAAGACCTCCGCGATGATCGCCTCGATCGCGGGCGAAGGGCAGCGCACCAAGCCCGCGCCCTTCGGCCACACGCTGGTCGAGCTGGCGAAGGCCCGTCCGGAGATCGTCGGCCTCACCGCCGATCTGGCGAAATACACCGACCTGCACATCTTCGCCCAGGCCAACCCGGACCGCTTCTATCAGATGGGCATGGCCGAGCAGCTGCTGATGGGCACCGCCTCCGGTCTGGCGCACGAGGGCTTCATGCCCTTCGTCACCACTTACGCGGTCTTCGCCTCGCGCCGGGCCTACGACTTCGTGCACCAGACGATCGCGGAGGAGAACCGCAACGTCAAGATCGCCTGCGCCCTGCCGGGCCTGACCTCGGGCTACGGCCCCAGCCATCAGGCGGCGGAGGATCTGGCGCTGATGCGCGCCATGCCGAACATGGTGGTGATCGACCCCTGCGACGCCCTGGAGATCGAGCAGGCGGTGCCCGCCATGGCCGCCCACCAGGGGCCGGTCTACATGCGCCTGCTGCGCGGCAACGTCCCGCTGGTGCTCGACGAGTACGACTACACGTTCGAGCTGGGCAAGGCCAAGTTGCTGCGCGACGGCGCCGACGTGCTGGTCATCTCCTCCGGCATCATGACGATGCGGGCGCTGGAGGTGGCGAAGGCCCTGGAGGCCGATAAGGTCGGCGTCGCCGTGCTGCATGTCCCGACCATCAAGCCGCTCGACACCGAGACCATCCTGGCCGAGGCCGGGCGCAGCGGGCGCATGGTCGTCGTCGCCGAGAACCACACCGTCATCGGCGGTCTGGGCGAGGCGGTGGCCGGCACGCTGCTGCGCGCCGGGGTCGTCCCCAGCGCCTTCCGCCAGATCGGCCTGCCCGACGAATTCCTGAAGGCCGGCGCCCTGCCGACGCTGCACGACCTCTACGGCATTTCCACCGATGCCATGGTAACCAGCATCAAGGGGTGGCTGTAA
- a CDS encoding transketolase, with protein MDTTQLGHNVPLTERAYRIRRNAVLMGEVQGQGYIGQALDIADVLAVSYFHAMRYRPEDPHWEGRDRFLLSNGHYAIALYAALIEAGIVPAEELETYGSDDSRLPMSGMAAYTPGMEMSGGSLGLGLSIAVGIALGLKRKASDNRVYTLFSDGELDEGSVWEAIMSAAHYKLDNLIGIVDVNNQQADGPSTQVMAFEPLVDKLEAFGWFVQRVDGNDMDAVVAAFDAARDHPEPKPRMIVCDTRMGKGVPFLEAREKNHFIRVDAHEWKLALDALDAGRTA; from the coding sequence GTGGACACCACCCAACTGGGCCACAACGTTCCCCTGACCGAACGCGCCTACCGCATCCGCCGCAACGCCGTGCTGATGGGCGAGGTGCAGGGCCAGGGCTACATCGGGCAGGCCCTGGACATCGCCGACGTGCTGGCCGTGTCCTACTTCCACGCCATGCGCTACCGGCCAGAGGACCCGCACTGGGAAGGCCGCGACCGCTTCCTGCTGTCCAACGGCCATTACGCCATCGCGCTCTACGCCGCCCTGATCGAGGCCGGCATCGTCCCGGCCGAGGAGCTGGAGACCTACGGCAGCGACGACAGCCGCCTGCCCATGTCGGGCATGGCCGCCTACACGCCGGGCATGGAGATGTCGGGCGGCTCGCTCGGCCTCGGCCTCAGCATCGCGGTCGGCATCGCGCTCGGCCTGAAGCGCAAGGCGTCGGACAACCGCGTCTACACGCTTTTCTCCGACGGTGAACTGGACGAGGGCTCGGTCTGGGAGGCCATCATGTCGGCGGCCCACTACAAGCTCGACAACCTGATCGGCATCGTCGACGTCAACAACCAGCAGGCCGACGGCCCGTCCACCCAGGTGATGGCCTTCGAGCCGCTGGTCGACAAGCTGGAGGCCTTCGGCTGGTTCGTCCAGCGGGTGGACGGCAACGACATGGACGCCGTGGTCGCCGCCTTCGACGCCGCCCGCGACCATCCGGAGCCCAAGCCCCGCATGATCGTCTGCGACACCAGGATGGGCAAGGGGGTGCCCTTCCTCGAAGCCCGCGAAAAGAATCACTTCATCCGCGTGGACGCGCACGAGTGGAAGCTCGCCCTCGACGCGCTGGACGCCGGGAGGACCGCATGA
- a CDS encoding SDR family NAD(P)-dependent oxidoreductase: protein MLLSNKVCVITGAASRRGIGLATARLFALHGGRAIILDLDGGQAAEAAAELGEAHRGIACDVTDKAACANAAARVVEEFGRIDVLVNNAGITQPLKFMDIEPKNYEAVTDVSLRGTLYMSQAVVPHMRAQKSGSIVCISSVSAQRGGGIFGGPHYSAAKAGVLGLAKAMARELGPDNVRVNSVTPGLIQTDITGGKLTPELRADILKGIPLNRLGDAEDVARSCLFLASELSSYVTGATLDVNGGMLIH from the coding sequence ATGTTGCTGTCCAACAAGGTGTGCGTGATCACCGGAGCGGCGTCGCGCCGCGGCATCGGTCTGGCCACGGCGCGGCTGTTCGCGCTGCATGGCGGGCGGGCGATCATCCTGGACCTCGACGGCGGTCAGGCCGCCGAAGCCGCCGCCGAGCTGGGCGAGGCGCACCGCGGCATCGCCTGCGACGTGACCGACAAGGCCGCCTGCGCCAACGCCGCCGCCCGCGTGGTCGAGGAGTTCGGCCGCATCGACGTGCTGGTCAACAACGCCGGCATCACCCAGCCGCTGAAGTTCATGGACATCGAGCCGAAGAACTACGAGGCGGTGACCGACGTCAGCCTGCGCGGCACGCTCTACATGAGCCAGGCGGTCGTCCCGCACATGCGCGCCCAGAAGTCCGGCTCCATCGTCTGCATCTCCTCGGTGTCGGCGCAGCGCGGCGGCGGCATCTTCGGCGGCCCGCACTACAGCGCCGCCAAGGCCGGCGTGCTCGGCCTCGCCAAGGCGATGGCGCGCGAGCTGGGTCCGGACAACGTCCGCGTCAACTCCGTCACCCCCGGCCTGATCCAGACCGACATCACCGGCGGCAAGCTGACGCCCGAGCTGCGCGCGGACATCCTCAAGGGCATCCCGCTGAACCGCCTGGGCGACGCCGAGGACGTGGCGCGCTCCTGCCTCTTCCTGGCGTCGGAGCTGTCGTCCTACGTCACGGGCGCCACGCTCGACGTCAACGGCGGCATGCTCATCCACTGA
- the gcvA gene encoding transcriptional regulator GcvA: MRKRISIKALQAFEAAARLGSFATAAEDLGLTPSAISHQVKILEEQLGLRLFHRVHRSVALTDDGRAYAAEIIAAFARIDTATRNVTTTGSGTTTLTVRSMPSFAAQWLMPRLGRVKEIHPAIDIRLRASVSPIDLTTGAVDVDIRYNPGPPPAGCVLELFPDDVIVPMCSPALANGLNPIRKPSDISRHILIHSEINIVGWRDWAARHRGVELDMERGLRFDRSFMAINAAANGMGVCLDSLLLARQELLSGRLIIPFPTRGLRAQGHGFVTLKSTANLPKIRLFREWLFSELEAGRQWEEEFLSSLNKSV; this comes from the coding sequence ATGCGGAAACGGATTTCCATCAAGGCTTTGCAAGCCTTTGAGGCGGCGGCGCGGCTCGGTTCCTTCGCAACGGCGGCGGAGGATCTCGGCCTGACGCCCTCGGCGATCAGCCATCAGGTGAAGATTCTTGAGGAGCAGCTCGGCCTTCGGCTGTTCCACCGGGTGCACCGCTCGGTCGCGCTGACCGACGACGGACGCGCCTACGCCGCGGAAATCATCGCCGCCTTCGCCCGGATCGACACGGCGACCCGCAACGTCACCACGACGGGCAGCGGCACCACGACCCTGACCGTGCGCTCGATGCCCAGCTTCGCCGCGCAATGGCTGATGCCGCGTCTGGGGCGGGTGAAGGAGATCCATCCCGCCATCGACATCCGCCTGCGGGCGTCGGTGTCCCCCATCGACCTGACGACGGGGGCGGTCGATGTCGACATCCGCTACAACCCCGGCCCGCCGCCCGCCGGCTGCGTGCTGGAGCTGTTTCCGGACGACGTCATCGTGCCGATGTGCTCCCCGGCGCTGGCGAACGGGCTGAACCCGATCCGCAAGCCCTCGGACATCAGCCGCCACATCCTGATCCATTCCGAAATCAACATCGTCGGCTGGCGCGACTGGGCGGCCCGGCATCGCGGCGTCGAGCTGGACATGGAGCGCGGCCTGCGCTTCGACCGCTCCTTCATGGCGATCAACGCCGCGGCGAACGGCATGGGCGTGTGCCTGGACAGCCTGCTGCTCGCCCGGCAGGAACTGCTGTCGGGGCGGCTCATCATCCCCTTCCCCACCCGCGGCCTGCGGGCGCAGGGGCATGGCTTCGTAACTTTGAAATCGACCGCCAACCTTCCGAAGATCCGGCTGTTCCGCGAATGGCTGTTCAGCGAGCTGGAAGCGGGACGGCAGTGGGAGGAGGAGTTTCTGTCGTCACTGAACAAAAGCGTTTAG